The Euphorbia lathyris chromosome 8, ddEupLath1.1, whole genome shotgun sequence genome has a window encoding:
- the LOC136203435 gene encoding uncharacterized protein has protein sequence MSPKASSVSYSPLPSHTPPPNVVVLTYYRPPPDPSFLLLRRCLAFTFSVILLSAAVFFLYPSDPTLQVSRIRLNHIQVHSYPKFTLDVSFSLLVKVRNRDFFSLDYDTLDVSVGYRGRELGVVRSRGGKLRARGSSFVNATLDLNGLEIIYDVFYLVEDLARGVIPFDTTSKVNGELGVFLFKVPIKGRASCEIYVNTTDETIVREDCFP, from the exons ATGTCACCAAAAGCTTCCTCTGTTTCGTATTCTCCTCTTCCTTCCCATACCCCTCCTCCAAACGTCGTCGTTCTCACCTACTACCGTCCACCTCCCGACCCTTCCTTCCTCTTACTTCGCCGATGTCTCGCCTTTACTTTTTCCGTCATCCTCCTCTCCGCCGCCGTCTTCTTTCTCTACCCCTCCGATCCCACTCTTCAGGTCTCCCGAATTCGACTCAACCACATCCAAGTCCACTCGTATCCAAAATTTACTCTCGACGTCTCCTTCTCTCTGCTCGTCAAGGTCCGGAACAGGGACTTCTTCTCATTAGACTATGATACTCTTGATGTTTCGGTTGGATATAGAGGGAGAGAGCTTGGTGTTGTGAGGTCTCGGGGAGGGAAACTTAGGGCAAGAGGATCATCGTTTGTGAATGCTACTCTTGATTTGAACGGGCTTGAGATTATTTATGATGTGTTTTACTTGGTCGAGGATTTGGCTAGAGGTGTTATTCCGTTTGATACCACCAGCAAGGTTAACGGAGAGCTTGGCGTTTTCCTATTCAAAGTTCCTATCAAG GGAAGAGCATCATGTGAGATTTATGTGAATACAACTGATGAGACTATTGTACGAGAAGACTGTTTCCCCTGA